The following are encoded in a window of Peromyscus maniculatus bairdii isolate BWxNUB_F1_BW_parent chromosome X, HU_Pman_BW_mat_3.1, whole genome shotgun sequence genomic DNA:
- the Hcfc1 gene encoding host cell factor 1 isoform X3: protein MASAVSPASLPAVLLQPRWKRVVGWSGPVPRPRHGHRAVAIKELIVVFGGGNEGIVDELHVYNTATNQWFIPAVRGDIPPGCAAYGFVCDGTRLLVFGGMVEYGKYSNDLYELQASRWEWKRLKAKTPKNGPPPCPRLGHSFSLVGNKCYLFGGLANDSEDPKNNIPRYLNDLYILELRPGSGVVAWDIPITYGVLPPPRESHTAVVYTEKDNKKSKLVIYGGMSGCRLGDLWTLDIETLTWNKPSLSGVAPLPRSLHSATTIGNKMYVFGGWVPLVMDDVKVATHEKEWKCTNTLACLNLDTMAWETILMDTLEDNIPRARAGHCAVAINTRLYIWSGRDGYRKAWNNQVCCKDLWYLETEKPPPPARVQLVRANTNSLEVSWGAVATADSYLLQLQKYDIPATAATATSPTPNPVPSVPANPPKSPAPAAAAPAVQPLTQVGITLVPQAATAPPSTTTIQVLPTVPGSSISVPTAARTQGVPAVLKVTGPQATTGTPLVTMRPASQSGKAPVTVTSLPASVRMVVPTQSAQGAVIGSNPQMSGMAALAAAAAATQKIPPSSAPTVLSVPAGTTIVKTVAVTPGTTTLPATVKVASSPVMVSNPATRMLKTAAAQVGTSVSSAANTSTRPIITVHKSGTVTVAQQAQVVTTVVGGVTKTITLVKSPISVPGGSALISNLGKVMSVVQTKPVQTSAVTGQASTGPVTQIIQTKGPLPAGTILKLVTSADGKPTTIITTTQASGAGTKPTILGISSVSPSTTKPGTTTIIKTIPMSAIITQAGATGVTSSPGIKSPITIITTKVMTSGTGAPAKIITAVPKIATGHGQQGVTQVVLKGAPGQPGTILRTVPMGGVRLVTPVTVSAVKPAVTTLVVKGTTGVTTLGTVTGTVSTSLAGAGAHSTSASLATPITTLGTIATLSSQVINPTAITVSAAQTTLTAAGGLTTPTITMQPVSQPTQVTLITAPSGVEAQPVHDLPVSILASPTTEQPTATVTIADSGQGDVQPGTVTLVCSNPPCETHETGTTNTATTTVVANLGGHPQPTQVQFVCDRQEAAASLVSSAVGQQNGNVVRVCSNPPCETHETGTTNTATTATSNMAGQHGCSNPPCETHETGTTSTATTAMSSIGTGQQRDTRHASSTPTVVRITVAPGALERAQSTMKPQCQTQQTNMTSTTMTVQATGAPCPASPLLRPSVALEAGSHSPAFVQLALPNVRVGPSGPSNKDMPTGHQLETYHTYTTNTPTTALSIMGAGELGATRVVPTSTYESLQASSPSSTMTMTALEALLCPSATVTQVCSNPPCETHETGTTNTATTSNAGSAQRVCSNPPCETHETGTTHTATTATSNGSAGQPEGGQQPAGGRPCETHQTTSTGTTMSVSVDALLPDATPAHGTLESGLEVVAVPTVTSQAGATLLASFSTQRVCSNPPCETHETGTTHTATTVTSNMSSNQDPPPAASDQGEVVSTQGDSTNITSASGITTTVSSTLPRAVTTVTQSTPVPGPSVPPPEELQVSPGPRQQLPPRQLLQSASTPLMGESAEVLSASQTPELQAAVDLSSTGDPSSVQEPASSAVVATVVVQPPPPSQSEVDQLSLPQELMAEAQAGTTTLMVTGLTPEELAVTAAAEAAAQAAATEEAQALAIQAVLQAAQQAVMAGTGEPMDTSEAAAAVTQAELGHLSAEGQEGQATTIPIVLTQQELAALVQQQQQLQEAQAQAQQQHHLPTEALAPADSLNDPSIESNCLNELASAVPSTVALLPSTATESLAPSNTFVAPQPVVVASPAKMQAAATLTEVANGIESLGVKPDLPPPPSKAPVKKENQWFDVGVIKGTSVMVTHYFLPPDDAVQSDDDSGMVPDYNQLKKQELQPGTAYKFRVAGINACGRGPFSEISAFKTCLPGFPGAPCAIKISKSPDGAHLTWEPPSVTSGKIIEYSVYLAIQSSQAGGEPKSSTPAQLAFMRVYCGPSPSCLVQSSSLSNAHIDYTTKPAIIFRIAARNEKGYGPATQVRWLQETSKDNSGTKPASKRPMSSPEMKSAPKKSKADGQ from the exons ATGGCTTCGGCTGTGTCTCCTGCCAGCTTGCCAGCGGTGCTTCTGCAGCCCCGCTGGAAGCGAGTGGTGGGTTGGTCGGGTCCCGTGCCCCGACCCCGCCACGGCCACCGTGCCGTGGCTATCAAGGAGCTCATAGTGGTGTTTGGCGGCGGCAACGAAGGGATAGTGGACGAACTACACGTGTACAACACTG CAACCAACCAGTGGTTTATCCCAGCTGTGAGAGGGGATATCCCTCCAGGGTGTGCAGCCTATGGCTTTGTGTGTGATGGTACTCGTCTACTGGTGTTTGGTGGGATGGTGGAGTATGGAAAATACAGCAACGACCTCTATGAACTTCAG GCCAGTCGCTGGGAATGGAAGAGACTGAAAGCAAAGACGCCCAAAAATGGACCTCCTCCGTGTCCTCGACTTGGACACAGCTTCTCCCTTGTGGGCAACAAATGCTACCTTTTTGGGGGTCTGGCCAATGATAGTGAGGACCCCAAGAACAACATTCCGAG GTACCTGAATGACTTATATATCCTCGAACTACGGCCAGGCTCTGGAGTGGTAGCTTGGGACATCCCCATCACTTACGGAGTCCTGCCTCCACCTCGGGAGTCACATACTGCCGTGGTCTACACTGAAAAAGATAACAAGAAATCCAAGCTGGTGATCTATGGAGGGATGAGTGGCTGCAGGCTAGGGGACCTTTGGACTCTAGACATCG AGACACTGACATGGAATAAGCCCAGCCTTAGCGGGGTGGCACCCCTTCCTCGAAGCCTCCATTCTGCAACCACTATAGGAAACAA AATGTATGTATTTGGTGGCTGGGTGCCTCTTGTCATGGACGATGTCAAAGTGGCCACACACGAGAAGGAGTGGAAGTGTACCAACACGCTGGCTTGTCTCAACCTGG ATACCATGGCCTGGGAAACCATCCTAATGGATACACTGGAAGACAACATTCCTCGAGCTCGAGCTGGTCACTGTGCTGTTGCCATCAATACTCGCTTGTATATTTGGAGTGGCCGTGATGGCTACCGCAAAGCCTGGAACAACCAGGTCTGCTGCAAGGACCTGTGGTATCTGGAGACAG AAAAGCCACCACCCCCAGCCCGAGTACAACTAGTACGAGCCAACACCAATTCACTGGAGGTTAGCTGGGGTGCAGTGGCAACAGCCGACAGTTACCTTCTGCAGCTCCAGAAATATGACATTCCTGCCACGGCTGCTACGGCTACCTCCCCCACTCCCAATCCAGTCCCATCTGTGCCTGCCAACCCTCCCAAGAGCCCTGCGCCTGCAGCAGCTGCACCTGCTGTGCAGCCACTGACCCAAGTAGGCATCACACTTGTGCCCCAGGCTGCCACTGCTCCCCCAAGCACTACCACAATCCAGGTCTTGCCGACAGTGCCAGGCAGCTCCATTTCTGTGCCCACTGCAGCCAGGACTCAAG GTGTTCCTGCTGTTCTCAAAGTGACTGGTCCTCAGGCTACAACAGGAACCCCACTGGTCACCATGAGACCTGCCAGCCAGTCTGGAAAAGCCCCTGTCACTGTGACCTCTCTGCCTGCTAGTGTGCGAATGGTTGTACCCACACAGAGTGCCCAGGGGGCG GTGATTGGCAGCAACCCGCAGATGAGTGGAATGGCTGCAttggctgctgctgccgctgccacaCAGAAAATCCCTCCTTCCTCAGCACCCACAGTGCTGAGTGTCCCAGCAGGCACCACCATTGTCAAGACAGTGGCTGTGACACCTGGCACAACCACTCTTCCAGCCACTGTGAAGGTGGCCTCCTCCCCTGTCATG GTGAGCAACCCAGCCACTCGCATGCTAAAGACTGCAGCTGCCCAAGTGGGGACATCTGTGTCCTCTGCTGCCAACACGTCTACCCGTCCTATCATCACGGTACACAAATCGGGCACTGTGACAGTGGCCCAGCAAGCCCAGGTGGTGACCACAGTGGTAGGCGGAGTCACCAAAACCATCACCCTAGTGAAGAGCCCCATCTCTGTCCCAGGAGGCAGTGCTCTG atTTCCAATCTGGGAAAAGTGATGTCAGTGGTCCAGACCAAACCAGTTCAGACTTCAGCAGTCACAGGCCAAGCCTCTACAGGCCCTGTGACTCAGATCATCCAG ACCAAAGGGCCTCTGCCAGCGGGGACTATCCTGAAGCTGGTAACATCAGCAGATGGCAAGCCCacaaccatcatcaccaccacacaGGCTAGTGGAGCAGGGACCAAGCCTACGATCCTGGGCATCAGTAGTGTCTCTCCCAGCACCACCAAACCTGGCACGACTACCATTATCAAGACCATTCCCATGTCAGCCATTATCACCCAGGCAGGCGCCACAG GTGTTACCAGCAGTCCTGGCATTAAGTCCCCCATCACAATTATCACCACCAAGGTGATGACTTCTGGAACAGGAGCACCTGCCAAAATCATCACTGCTGTCCCCAAGATTGCTACTGGCCATGGACAGCAAGGAGTGACCCAG GTGGTGCTAAAGGGGGCCCCTGGACAGCCAGGCACCATCCTCCGCACAGTGCCCATGGGCGGCGTTCGCCTGGTCACCCCTGTCACCGTCTCCGCTGTCAAGCCAGCTGTCACCACATTGGTTGTGAAGGGCACCACAG GTGTCACAACCCTAGGCACAGTGACAGGCACTGTCTCTACTAGCCTTGCAGGAGCTGGGGCCCATAGCACCAGTGCCTCCCTGGCCACACCTATCACCACCTTGGGCACCATTGCCACTCTCTCAAGCCAGGTGATCAACCCTACTGCCATCACAGTATCAGCTGCACAGACCACACTGACAGCTGCTGGTGGGCTTACTACACCCACAATCACAATGCAG CCTGTCTCCCAGCCTACCCAGGTTACTCTGATCACAGCACCCAGTGGGGTTGAGGCCCAGCCTGTACATGACCTTCCTGTGTCCATTTTGGCCTCACCTACTACAGAGCAGCCCACAGCAACAGTCACCATCGCTGACTCGGGCCAGGGTGATGTACAGCCTGGCACTGTGACACTGGTGTGCTCCAACCCACCCTGTGAAACCCATGAAACAGGCACCACCAACACAGCCACCACCACTGTTGTGGCTAACCTTGGGGGACATCCTCAGCCTACCCAGGTGCAGTTTGTTTGTGACAGACAGGAGGCAGCTGCTTCTCTTGTGTCCTCAGCTGTGGGACAACAGAATGGTAATGTGGTCCGTGTCTGTTCAAACCCCCCCTGTGAGACCCATGAGACAGGCACCACCAACACTGCCACAACAGCCACATCCAACATGGCTGGTCAGCATGGCTGCTCAAACCCCCCTTGTGAGACTCATGAGACAGGTACCACCAGCACTGCTACTACAGCAATGTCCAGCATTGGCACTGGGCAGCAGCGAGACACTCGTCATGCCTCTAGCACCCCCACTGTAGTGCGGATCACTGTGGCTCCTGGGGCATTGGAGAGAGCCCAGAGTACTATGAAGCCTCAGTGCCAAACACAGCAGACCAACATGACCAGCACCACCATGACTGTGCAGGCCACCGGAGCTCCATGCCCAGCTAGCCCACTGCTCAGGCCAAGTGTAGCACTGGAGGCTGGGAGCCACAGCCCTGCCTTTGTGCAGCTAGCCCTTCCAAATGTTAGAGTTGGGCCAAGTGGCCCTAGCAACAAGGACATGCCCACAGGGCACCAGCTGGAGACATATCATACTTATACAACCAATACCCCAACCACAGCCCTCTCGattatgggtgctggggagcttGGTGCAACTCGGGTGGTCCCCACATCTACATATGAGAGCCTCCAGGCAAGCTCTCCCAGCAGCACCATGACTATGACAGCCCTAGAGGCACTATTGTGCCCTTCAGCTACCGTGACCCAAGTCTGCTCCAACCCACCGTGTGAGACCCATGAGACGGGCACCACCAACACTGCCACTACCTCCAATGCGGGCAGTGCCCAGAGGGTATGCTCCAACCCGCCTTGTGAGACTCATGAGACTGGaaccacacacacagccactaCTGCCACATCAAATGGAAGTGCAGGCCAGCCTGAGGGTGGACAACAGCCTGCCGGTGGCCGTCCCTGTGAGACACACCAGACAACTTCCACTGGCACCACTATGTCAGTCAGTGTGGATGCCCTGCTTCCTGATGCTACTCCTGCTCATGGAACCCTGGAGTCTGGCTTAGAGGTTGTAGCAGTGCCCACCGTCACCTCCCAGGCTGGTGCCACATTGCTGGCTTCTTTCTCAACACAGAGGGTGTGCTCCAACCCTCCTTGCGAGACCCACGagacaggcaccacacacacagctacCACTGTCACCTCTAACATGAGCTCAAACCAAG ACCCTCCACCAGCTGCCAGTGACCAGGGAGAGGTGGTGAGCACCCAAGGTGACAGCACAAACATCACCAGCGCCAGTGGTATCACAACAACAGTGTCCTCCACACTGCCACGAGCAGTGACCACTGTGACACAGTCTACACCAGTCCCAGGTCCCTCTGTGCCG CCCCCAGAGGAACTCCAGGTCTCACCAGGGCCTCGCCAGCAGCTGCCACCACGGCAACTCCTTCAGTCTGCCTCTACCCCTCTGATGGGGGAGTCCGCTGAGGTCCTGTCAGCCTCCCAGACCCCTGAACTCCAGGCCGCCGTGGATCTGAGCAGCACTGGGGACCCATCTTCAGTCCAGGAGCCTGCCAGCTCTGCTGTTGTGGCCACTGTGGTGGTCCAGCCACCTCCACCTTCACAGTCTGAAGTAGACCAGTTATCACTTCCCCAAGAACTGATGGCTGAGGcccaggcaggcaccaccaccctTATGGTAACAGGGCTCACCCCAGAGGAGCTAGCTGTGACTGCTGCTGCTGAAGCAGCTGCCCAAGCTGCAGCTACTGAAGAAGCTCAAGCCTTGGCCATCCAGGCTGTGCTCCAGGCTGCACAGCAAGCTGTCATGG CAGGCACTGGGGAACCCATGGATACatctgaagcagcagcagcagtgacacAAGCAGAGCTGGGTCACCTTTCAGCTGAGGGCCAAGAAGGTCAGGCCACCACCATACCCATTGTGCTGACACAGCAGGAGCTTGCAGCCCTGgtgcaacagcagcagcagctccaggaGGCTCAAGCTCAagcccagcagcagcaccacctcCCTACTGAGGCTCTGGCCCCAGCTGACAGTCTCAATGATCCATCCATCGAGAGCAACTGCCTCAACGAGCTAGCTAGTGCCGTCCCTAGCACTGTGGCCTTGCTACCCTCAACAGCCACTGAGA GCCTGGCTCCATCCAACACATTTGTGGCTCCCCAGCCTGTTGTTGTAGCCAGCCCAGCAAAGATGCAGGCTGCAGCTACCCTAACTGAAGTGGCCAATGGCATCGAGTCCCTGGGTGTG AAACCAGACttgccacccccacccagcaAAGCCCCTGTGAAAAAGGAGAACCAGTGGTTTGATGTGGGGGTCATTAAGGGTACCAGTGTAATGGTGACACACTATTTTCTGCCACCAGATGATGCTGTTCAGTCAGAT GATGACTCAGGCATGGTCCCAGACTATAACCAGCTGAAGAAGCAGGAGCTACAGCCAGGCACTGCCTATAAATTTCGTGTTGCTGGAATCAATGCTTGTGGCCGGGGGCCCTTTAGTGAGATCTCAGCCTTTAAGACCTGTTTGCCTGGTTTCCCAGGGGCTCCTTGTGCCATTAAAATCAGCAAG AGCCCAGATGGTGCTCACCTCACCTGGGAGCCACCATCTGTGACCTCCGGCAAGATCATCGAGTATTCTGTGTACCTGGCCATCCAGAGCTCACAGGCTGGTGGTGAGCCCAAGAGCTCCACCCCAGCCCAGCTAGCCTTCATGCGAGTGTACTGTGGGCCTAGCCCTTCCTGCCTCGTGCAGTCCTCCAGCCTCTCCAATGCCCACATTGACTACACCACCAAGCCTGCCATCATCTTCCGCATTGCTGCCCGCAATGAAAAGGGCTATGGCCCTGCTACACAAGTGAGGTGGTTGCAAG AAACCAGTAAAGACAACTCGGGCACCAAGCCAGCCAGCAAGAGGCCCATGTCGTCTCCAGAAAT GAAATCTGCTCCAAAGAAGTCTAAGGCTGATGGTCAGTGA